The Flaviramulus sp. BrNp1-15 genome includes the window TCTTATAGTTCCTGTTGGTTTTGGTAAATCTTTAATTCTAAATTTAGCATTATCACTTACTTTACCACCATCTGGCAAAGTACCAGTAACATTAATAGTTACTTCTCTACCTTTAATTCTTGTAGCATCCATAACATAGCTACTGCCAGAACCTCTTGATAAACCTTGTGCGCTAGCTGTTACTTTATTATCTGGAATACCAGCAAATGAAATAGTCATCGGGTTTTTAACACCTCTATATACTACATTCATTTTATCTGCAGAAATAGTAGCAGAATTAGGTTTTGCAACCGTAGCGAATGATGATTTTACAGGTACTTCAACCTCTTCTCCATCTTGAGCAAAGATTAACTTACCTTCAATTTTATGTTCACCAACACCACCAGTTCCTATTTTTAACTTTACTTTACCATCTTCAATAGAGTATTGCTTTTCAGTAAGTTTTCTACCATCTAAAGTTAATTCAACTCTACTAGGTTTTGTTGAAGCATCTTTACGACCTAATACAATTTGCCCATCAAATTGCTCACCATTAAAGTAAGCTGATTTAGATGTTTCCATTAAGGTTGTATAGTTTGTCATTGATACTTCACTAGAAAGCGTTCCTTGTAACATGTTTGATAAAACCTCAGACTCAGTAGTTTTAATATCTGATTGAAGTTGTGTCATTTTAGTTAACGATGCTACCAAAGGAAATCCTTTGTAGTGATAGTCTAACCAGTCAACTTTTATACCATCTCTGTTAATTTCTTGTTCTGTACTGAACTTTTCTTTAACATCTTTTACAATGGTTTCCATACCCTTCTGTCCATCAAGTAAATTAACAACACCATCTCTAAAAGAATTGATTTGGTTTAAAAATTCTTGACCTTCAGGTTTTATTTTGTCTCCTTTAAAGAAATTTTGGTCTAGGTAATCACCTTTATCCATAATCTCATAATCGGTAGGGTCATCAACTGTTGCAGTCATTTTACCTTTTAATTCTTCTAAATAAGTATCAAACTTTTTTGCTAGTGCATCAATTTGATCTGCTTTAGATTTTAATGGTACATACTTTTCAGGTTGATCTGCAGCTTTTTGCTCTAAGTTGGCCATAAAACTATCGTTACGCGATGTTGTGGCTTCATTAGATTCTGAAAGCTTCTCGTTCATTAATCCGAAGGCTGAAAGCACTTCTTTTGACATATTTAAAGCTAGCATCGCTATAAATATTAAATACATCAGATTAATCATTTTCTGTCTAGGTGATAAATTTCCTCCTGCCATGTTTAATTAGGTTTTTTTTGGTTAATTAATAGTAATTTGGGATTAACGCTCCTAATTAGTTTTTGTTCATTGCAGAAAGCATACCACCGTATACGCCATTTAAAGACGATAAGTTAGATGCTAAAGATTGCATTTGCTCTTTTAATTTACCAGCATTCTCAATAGATTCTTCATTGATAGTTGCTTGTTTATTAATACTCTCTAACTGTACTTTATATAAGCTGTTTAAAGATTCCATTTGAGCAGCAGCTAATGATAATTCTTCACCATATTTCTTGCTTGCTTCAATTGAATCTACAGTTGAAGACATATTTTTTGCAGCACCTTCAAAGTTTTTAATGCTATCTCCTAAACTAGATATTAATTCGCCATCAATTTTAGCTTCTTTTAATAAATCGTCTAATTTTTTAGATAATAAACCTTGTGCGCTTTCTTTTCCTTCTTTTTTACCTGCTTGTCCTCCAGCTAATTCTGGATATACTAAAGACCAATCTAACTCTTCATCAACAGGTTCGAATGCTGATAAAGCAAATATGATTGCTTCTGTTACAAGACCGATGGTTAACATTACGTTACCTGTTAAAGGTCCGATTTCAAAGTGAATAATTTTGAATAGTGCACCAACAATTACAATTGCTGCTCCTAATCCGTAAGCCATATTCATGAACTTTTTACTTGCTTTTGACTTTGCCATAATTTTCGATTTTTAATTTTTAAGTAGGATCTACTTAAGTAGGTTAATAGTTATTTGTTAATTAAATTTGATTAGATTCTTAATTTGTTATTTTCCGTTTTTCGTTACTTGTGTCCCCATGTAATCTTGAACGGTTCTGAAACCTATATAACTTCTTGCTGAATCTGCGTATTCGTAATCTCTAGAACTAACTTGTAAAAAGTATGCTACATCTTTCCATGAACCACCTCTTACAACTTTACGTTGATTATTATTATCGTTAACACTAGGATTTATTGTTGATGTATATTGATAAGCTGCAGGATCGTAAGATGCATTCACCCATTCTGATACATTACCAGCCATATTATATAAATTATAATCATTTGGCTCGTAAGACTTTGCCTCTACAGTATATAATGCTTGGTCTGCTGCATAATCACCCCTTACAGGTTTAAAGTTTGCCATAAAGCAACTTGCATCACTTTTTGTGTAAGGTCCACCCCAAGGGTATGTTGCAGCTTGTAAACCACCTCTTGCGGCATATTCCCATTCTGCTTCAGATGGTAATCTAAATGTATTTACCAAAGCAGCTCCTTTTTTAGATTTTTGATATGAGTTTTTGTTTATTGTTCTCCACTCGCAAAATGCTTTAGCTTGCGCCCAAGTAACACCTACTACAGGATACTCACCATAGGCATCATGCCAGAAATAATCATTATGCATTGGCTCGTTATAAGAATAAGCGAAATCTCTAATCCAAACTGTAGTATCAGGATACACTTCTATTTCTTCTTTCTTGATAACATCTTTACGTTTTATACCTCTATTTCTAGCAGCTTCTTGAATATCCATGTAACTGAACTGGAACTTGAATTTTTTAACATCCCAAGTACGTTGCCCATTATAAGACTCTTCTAGAGGTAAATACATGGTATCCATAACTTCAGTATAGTATTCGTCAGGATATTCTGATGTATCAAAAACTAAATCAACATCTTTGTTTAGTTTTCTACCTTCATATCCTGTTGGACCTAAACCTGTATAGTTTTCGAACATATATTTTTCGTAAACAGACATATTAGCTGTATCTGCATCTTTAAATGCATACTCACCAATACCACCATCTTCAGGTACTTTACCAACCTCATCTGCTAAAATGGCTAATTTCATTCTAACAATTGAGTCTCTTACCCAGTGAACGAATTGACGGTATTCACTGTTTGTTATTTCTGTAGCATCCATATAAAAGGCTCTAACAGTAACTGTTTTTGAAGGCGCATCTGCTATACCTGCAAGATCATCATCTGCTTTACCCATGATAAATGCTCCACCCGGAATAAGTTCCATACCATATGGCTTTTCGGGATGCCATTTTTTTCCTTTAACACCTACTAGCTCGCCTCTATCTTTAGAGCCACAACTAGACAGTATTGCTAATACTGAGGTTAATAATATAAACTTCTTAATATCCATAGAAAACTCGAGGTTAATTATTTAAGCTTCATTTTTGAGAGCGTAAACATATTTATATATTTTTTAAAAAACAACTTTTTATCCAAAAAATTTACATTTCATCGTGAAAAAAATACATTTTACCGATAAAATCAACTGTTTGACCATGATTTGTCTATTACACACAATTCTTTCTGAAGGCTTTATACCAACGATCTGGCACCTTATTATTACTAGCATCAAGGTAATCTTGATGCATGCATGGTAATAACGTGTGTCTTTTCAATTTATTATTAACTTCCTTTAAAAAAGGGATTTCAATCCACCATCTACCTGTTTTATTACTCTTATAAAACACCAATTCCTGAGATTCTACCAATGTGATAAACTTTTGATAGCTATTATCATCTGAAAAATCATCATCTTTAATTCTGAAGTTAACTCCTTCAATAAAATACCAAATCATTTGCGAGACTAGCATAGATGTAATCTCATCATCCTTTGAGGGTTTATATTCATAAATTCCAAAAGAAGTTACTTTATTACTAATGCCTGCATAACGTGCAATGGCACAAATTTCTTTTCCGTCTAAGCCATTTGGCGAATACTTTTGATTTAAACTAACTTCTGACCCTTTAACCGAAGACAAATCAACACTTACAATATTAGCATCTCTCAAAACAGGCTCAACTAAAGTAATATCTTTTGATACTTGACCCAATCTATAAGATTCAAAATACAAGCTATCCATTAAATCTATTTCTTCTTGCGAATTAAAATAAGTTTGATAGCCAATAGTTGCATAATTGAATAGATTATAAGGTTGATCTAAAATTATTTTTCCAACAAAACTATTATTCTTTATAGGTTTTGTAGAATCTCCCAGATTAAACTTTGCATCTATATTTACAATATTAACCATAGGTATTAAATCATCATAAGCCCTATAATTTGCGTAAGTAAGGTCTTGTGAACCACCTAATATAACAGGTATAATATTTTTTTTCACTAAAATGTTTACAGCTTCTTTTACGGCAAAGTAGGTATCTTCTACACTTTCGCCTTTTTCAATATCTCCTAAATCTGCAACAATTGTATTCCAACTTCCTGGAAAAAGACCATAAAAAGATTTTCTAATTTCATTAAGC containing:
- the gldK gene encoding gliding motility lipoprotein GldK, which gives rise to MDIKKFILLTSVLAILSSCGSKDRGELVGVKGKKWHPEKPYGMELIPGGAFIMGKADDDLAGIADAPSKTVTVRAFYMDATEITNSEYRQFVHWVRDSIVRMKLAILADEVGKVPEDGGIGEYAFKDADTANMSVYEKYMFENYTGLGPTGYEGRKLNKDVDLVFDTSEYPDEYYTEVMDTMYLPLEESYNGQRTWDVKKFKFQFSYMDIQEAARNRGIKRKDVIKKEEIEVYPDTTVWIRDFAYSYNEPMHNDYFWHDAYGEYPVVGVTWAQAKAFCEWRTINKNSYQKSKKGAALVNTFRLPSEAEWEYAARGGLQAATYPWGGPYTKSDASCFMANFKPVRGDYAADQALYTVEAKSYEPNDYNLYNMAGNVSEWVNASYDPAAYQYTSTINPSVNDNNNQRKVVRGGSWKDVAYFLQVSSRDYEYADSARSYIGFRTVQDYMGTQVTKNGK
- a CDS encoding formimidoylglutamase; the encoded protein is MNFNFLSPVSDLVLAHNELLSPQALGRKLKIHSAQTGIPDLDDVNVAIFGVLENRNDVNYIGEEFQLNEIRKSFYGLFPGSWNTIVADLGDIEKGESVEDTYFAVKEAVNILVKKNIIPVILGGSQDLTYANYRAYDDLIPMVNIVNIDAKFNLGDSTKPIKNNSFVGKIILDQPYNLFNYATIGYQTYFNSQEEIDLMDSLYFESYRLGQVSKDITLVEPVLRDANIVSVDLSSVKGSEVSLNQKYSPNGLDGKEICAIARYAGISNKVTSFGIYEYKPSKDDEITSMLVSQMIWYFIEGVNFRIKDDDFSDDNSYQKFITLVESQELVFYKSNKTGRWWIEIPFLKEVNNKLKRHTLLPCMHQDYLDASNNKVPDRWYKAFRKNCV
- the gldL gene encoding gliding motility protein GldL produces the protein MAKSKASKKFMNMAYGLGAAIVIVGALFKIIHFEIGPLTGNVMLTIGLVTEAIIFALSAFEPVDEELDWSLVYPELAGGQAGKKEGKESAQGLLSKKLDDLLKEAKIDGELISSLGDSIKNFEGAAKNMSSTVDSIEASKKYGEELSLAAAQMESLNSLYKVQLESINKQATINEESIENAGKLKEQMQSLASNLSSLNGVYGGMLSAMNKN
- the gldM gene encoding gliding motility protein GldM, yielding MAGGNLSPRQKMINLMYLIFIAMLALNMSKEVLSAFGLMNEKLSESNEATTSRNDSFMANLEQKAADQPEKYVPLKSKADQIDALAKKFDTYLEELKGKMTATVDDPTDYEIMDKGDYLDQNFFKGDKIKPEGQEFLNQINSFRDGVVNLLDGQKGMETIVKDVKEKFSTEQEINRDGIKVDWLDYHYKGFPLVASLTKMTQLQSDIKTTESEVLSNMLQGTLSSEVSMTNYTTLMETSKSAYFNGEQFDGQIVLGRKDASTKPSRVELTLDGRKLTEKQYSIEDGKVKLKIGTGGVGEHKIEGKLIFAQDGEEVEVPVKSSFATVAKPNSATISADKMNVVYRGVKNPMTISFAGIPDNKVTASAQGLSRGSGSSYVMDATRIKGREVTINVTGTLPDGGKVSDNAKFRIKDLPKPTGTIRGEDGALKMQRNSLEISTIGAKFDDFDFELPLRVTGFKFKVPGQPTINVSGNKLDSRAKGALRKAKRGSGVQIFDIEAKASGVSVILKKVSPVFVELTN